The Primulina eburnea isolate SZY01 chromosome 12, ASM2296580v1, whole genome shotgun sequence genome includes the window TGacataccgtcgctaaaatagcgacggtgtaCGATAACCGTCGCTTTTTGGCAAAGATGTCTGTAAATGTTGCTATTTGCGACAGTTGTAcaaaaacgtcgccgatctagatggGCGATGTTATGCGTAACCGTCGCTGTTGGCTACGGTTTAAGAAAAACGTCGCCGATCCagatcggcgacgtttttgTCAATacctgtcgctattagcgacgcttttactcaaaacccgtcgctattagcgaaccgccattaacgagccgagctcgagccgagcccgagcttcaaaccAAAGGCTCGTAACGAGCCCGAGTCGAGCCCGAGCCAAAAAAATAgttaaacgagccgagcccgagccagctactgttcggctcggctcggctcatttacatccctacttACTATCACTTAACAAACCCTTGTATAACCCAAATCAAGCAATTTACATTTCATAGAAACCAACTAGAACCTGCTGGAAATTCCTACCCTATTCGAACGAAACCCTAGCCCAAGTCAACCCATGAGATCTTTGACCCTAGCCCTTAACCACGAGAATAGACCCTACCTGACCATGCTGGGATCCTAACCGAACCCCTTAGGACCCCTTCCTGCCCAGACCTATGCGCCATGCACGGATTTCCTTTCTTGCGCACGCCCAAGGTCACAGCCCTCTCTTGTGGCCTCTGCCCTTCCGAGCCTCTCCAACTTTTTGTGGGCCACCATGGCTCATGGCTAGGACCCTTACGAGCCCATAACCTCGCCTAGACAGCACCCCACATGACCTCGATCCCCTTTTTATCCCACCAAAACCGTGCCCTAGCTTGTTTGTAACCCAAAAACGTGCAGCCATTGCCTTGCCTCGTTCCAGCCCTAAACCGTGCATCTAAGGACCCCTAAACCTACCGTAATTCGGCCCACTAACATCCTAACCTGACAGCCCCTTGCCCTTTAACAAGAACCATCAAAGCATGCAAGAAAAATCATGATTTTCCATGTATAtgacataaaaacaaaaataaataagggGTTATCATATTTTTCAAGCAACCATGTATATTCACACACAATATGGTATGAATGATGAGTGCATGTCTTTGCGTGATTCACGCACGAAAATCAATTCTAGACGCAAAGAACGTTGGCGGAGAGACATGATATACCTTGCTGCGTTTTTCCTTCAAAACCAACGTGAAAGTGGCTTCAAAAACGTGTGGTGCGTGTTTGTGTGTTGTGGAGAGAAAAGAACTAGGTTTCTTGTGTGATATGAAGTGTTATGTGGTTTGGAAACTccatattttgatataaataatttgGTAGGAAGTTAGGCCCAATAACCTTGTTATAATAGGCCCATTATAATATAGAAAAAATATCTCAATTAGGaaagttttcgaaaataataacCGAGCTTACAAAGAGtcattgttttcttcaaaaatcgATTTCTGGTATAAAATACGACTTGACATGTAAAAATACCTCAGAAGAcaccattttcgaaaatcacaccttaagtataccatatattaaaataattaaaaataaccattaataaaaatattttctctttacAGTCCCCCGTCTCCGTTCCTCGGTCGTGTCTTGAATAATACTGGAAAACAAAGTTTTATGCTTTCTAATAGAAAACcatatttttaacatataaacatgcctacCACATATAATTAATGTCATTAAAATATTCTAattaaacatttttcatttttccaaGATTTTCATGCAATTGGATTACGTTATCGCATTTTGGACCTTATAATTCCTCCCTCCTTTGAATGAAATTTCATCCTTGAAATTAAGATTTACCGAATAACTTCAGGTAGCGACTCTTCATGTCAGTCTTAGTTTCCTAAGTATCTTCCTCCTTCGAATGatttagccacttgactttgaccatatGAATGACCTTATTCTAGAGCCTTCTTTCTTGTCTATCCAAAATCTGCATAGGCCTTTCCTTGTGTGACGTATTTGGAGTCAACTGAAGAGGTTCATAATTCAGTACACGTGAAGGATCTGACATCCACTTTCGCAGCATTGCGATATAGAACACATTATGTACTCCAGCCAATATCGGTGGCAACACCACTCTATAAGCTAATGTTccaatcctctccaaaaccTCAAACGGTCCTATGAACCTCAGACTGAGTTTGCATTTTTTGCCAAATCGCGTAACATcattcataggtgctatcttcacaaacACGTGGTCACCTACAGCAAAATCTAGCTCCCTTCGCCGCTTATTAGCGTAGCTTTTCTGGTGGCtttgagcagtcttcatcctatctTGGATTTTGACTACAAGATCTGCAATCTACTTGATCAAGTCCGGTCCTAACTCTcctctctcaccaacctcgtcccaatgtatCGGTGATCTATTTCCTCTCGTAAAGTGCCTCGTAAGGAGTCATAACCATAGGCGACTAGTAGCTATTGTTATAACCGAACTCTACTGGAGGTAATTTTGGTTCCCAGCTGccctggaaatcgatcacacaagTCGGAGTAGAtcatccagaatctgaatcaccaTTTCGGACTGAacatcggtctgaggatgaaaTGCTGTGCTGAACAACAATTTCGTCCACATAGCTGAATGtagactcttccagaaggacaaTGTGAACCTCAGATCTCTGTCCAAAACAATAAACACTGGAATTCTATGCAGTCGAACTATCTCTTGGATGTACAGCTCTgcgtactgagtcatggtgaatgttgtcttaataggtagaaatcACATTGATTTTTTAAGAcaatcaactatcacccaaatgacaTTGAATCCATTGATAGTCATTGACAATCCCACTACGAAATCTATCGTGATATTTTCTcattccactcaggaataggaagtggcttaagctttcctgctggcctctggtGTTCTGCCTTAATTTGCTAgcatgtcaaacactcggacaCAAAACGCAAGAAGCCTCATTTaatgcctggccaccaatacaatgtTTGCAAATCTTAATACATCTTCATACTTCCGGGATAATTGGAATATGAGTATTATGGGTTTCCTTCATAACCACTTTTCTTTATGAATCGCCACTAGGGACCCATAGCCGATCTCGATATTTAATTATGCCTCCTCTTTTGAATATAGCTTCTGACCCTTCGATTCATctctcagtctccatttctgtaatcGAACATTAGAAGATTGATCTTCACGGATTCTATCCCTCATGGTCGACTTAACTGTCATGGTAGAAATATTATGACCCTCGCTCCTAGCATACACTGCAAGCTTGAATAGTTGAATATCTGCTTGCAGTGGTCTTTGAAATGTCAATTGATCGATAACAGGTGCATGTATTTCTACACAAAGCATCCGCAACCACgttagcctttcccggatggtagcagTCGTAATCATTCACCAGCTCTAACCATCtttgttgcctcatattcaactctttctagGTGAATAATTACTTaaagctcttatgatcagtgaaaatcttgcacttctccccatataagtaatgtctccaaaccTTTAGAGCAATACTACTGCTCCaagctcgaggtcatgagtcgggTAATTCTTTTACGAACTTCAACTGTCTAGATGAATATGCTATCACTCGATCATTCTGCACCAGAACATAGCCTAAACCAAGCTTCAAAGCGTCTGTATAGAGAACATACTCTCCTTGTCTTGATAGCATCAATAGAACTGGCGCTGAAGTTAAAGCTTGCTTCAACTTCTCGAAACTCTCCTGGCAGCTTGATCCCCAAACAAACTTCTTATTTTTCTTCGTCAAGGCGGTCAAGGGTACTGCAATAGAGAAGAAACCTTGAATGAACTTCGGATAGTAGCCAGCTAGACTAAacaaactgcgtatctcagtcACACTCTTAGGTGCTGGCCACTCTCTAACTGCCTTGAACTTGCTGGGATCAACCTAAACTCCACCTCTAGAAATAatatggcctaagaatgccactctcTCGAGCAAAAattcgcacttgctgaacttagcGAACAACTTTATACCTTGCAATATCTGTAGAGCTGTGTTCGTAAGTGCTGATCGTGCTCTTCTCTGCACCTCGAgtaaatcagaatatcatctatTAAGACTATGTTAAACTGATCCAGATATGgatgaaatacgcgattcataagatccatgaaaatagaTGGCACATTAGTCAAACCGAATGGCATCaccataaactcgtagtgcccctATCGAGTCCGAAAgccgtcttatgaacatctgtctccttcaccttcagctgatggTGTCCCGAACGAAGATCTATTTTGAGAAAATTGAAGCTCGTAGCAGCTGATCAAACAATTCCTCGATTCTAGGTaagggatacttattcttgatggtGACTCTGTTCAGTTTTCTATATCCAATGCATAGTTGCATactaccatccttcttctttacaaatagtACCGGTGCACCCCATGGAGAACAACTTGAGCGAATAAAATCCTTGTCCCGCAACTCTTGAATTTGACCTTTCAGCTCTTTCATCTCGGCTGGTGCTATACGATAGGGTGCCTTAGAAATTGGCATTTTGCCCTGCATtaactcaatagaaaattccacatCTCGGTATGGTGGAATGCCGGAAATATCTTagggaaagacgctaggaaagTTTCTGGCAACCTCTACATCGTCCAGATTCTAACTGTCCGAGACAGGTACTGAGATAAAACTCGCTAGAAAAGCTTAGCAGCCTCATCTCAAAAGCTTCCTCGCACAGATGTAGGAGATAATGTGTAACACCTGCTAATTTAAAATGctgaaaatttgttttttttaaagctcACATTTAtggaatgaaaatttaaatatttttacatgCATGCAACCAGACTGAAAAATATACTGTTCTAAAAATAATCGTAAATATTTGACAATTAAAAATATAGCAGTTTAAAATGACCAAAGTCGTCCAGCAGAATATGCGTAaacataaacaattaaaaatcctaGTAATCATCAGCGTATCAAAACCAGcgtataaaaatgttcatgtccTCTAAAAACTCATAAAATTCATAATGTGCGGAAgaaatgtggtcctcgggtcgtgcgTGCACATCTGGCCCTGCCTATTCAGAATTCGGCACCTCCAATCCCCACATCGACATGGTCACCTGCAGCATTCACATAtattgagtctaaagactcaacacacctgtactagaataacaaatacatatacataacatacaGCAGTGAAAACAACTCATCGTATCATCATATTCGTAAATATTaactttaattgaattcagttccttAGTTGTGACCTTAATAGCTTTATCGTTCATCATTATACGATGGATCCATCCACATAAAATCGTGGTATCCGGCGACTGTTTGATATCAGCGACAGTAtacccatccactgtgcctaggcctcatcattagcatctatatatatcttaagcatttacatatacatcgttAGTCACAATTAATTCCCACctttcaaaacatcatcattttaaTCACTTaacaaaatcatgcatatacgtaaattttcttaaaatcaagcaagaaacataattttcataatttaataaaaatcataataatgatgcataaacatttaaaagcaTGATAAATTTGTACTCAGGGCACTTCCAGGATAAAAAACTCACCTCGAGTgtaaaatgataattttgcccttggaaacccaaaatgaaCATTtgacccctggacctctaaattcCGATCCGAAGTTTAACAAACTCCTTAGAACATTCCAATACATTTTTAAAAGtgtttcttagacgtaaactcgagcccatatCAAAACTCActcaattcgttttaaaacttggaccggagtcccggttttaacctgaatcaacccgaaacttaaccgaattttcCCAACTCAAGTCATGTTTTAAATCTACTAGAACAGCCCTAAAAAACAATTCCAGACAACTCATGACCCCTGAAACAATCCCAAAGTTGATGGAAATTTTCAGCGCACTAACCTCCAAACCCTAACGCACCATGGCTCGAGAGTTTCCTCTCTAGCTCGACTCCAGGCTGGACCAGCCTTGAACTAGACCAACCTAGGACCAAGACCAGCCATTGGACCTCTCTCTGGACCGACAAAACCACGTCCTTAGCCCCCAAACTTTCAGACCTGCGCCACCATCCATCTTAACCTAGCCGCGAACTCCCCGAGAGCAACTTATCACCAATCCCTTCGAGCAGCTTATGGTCCACAACCAGCCACTCACAGCCCTCTCCTAGCACTGTCACGAACCCAAGAGGGTCGGATTTTTGGCAGGAAACAAGCCATGCAGGGCTGTACCCACTAAAAACTCTCGATCTCTCCAATACAAGCCATAACCGAACACACTCGCTTAGCTACCCCCTTCCCTTAGACTAAGCCCGTTAACACTAAGAACAGCTGCCCCTTACACCACCTATTCAAGAAAAACGTGAGTTGTATGCATAACGCGTGGATTTCATGACAACCGAAAGAAATAATATTTAACATGCATGAACAAAGAAACCTTCGACCAAGACAGCATATCAGCATAAGAATATAGCTTGAATGATGAGCAAGGAAGATACATAGCGTGCCTTGAAGATTTATGAATGAAAACTAAGAGAAATACGCGTCGAGGAGACATAAGAAGAGCGGGGAAGGAGGCTTGCTTGAAGAAACTCGAAGGTTGAAACTTGCTGAAGGTTGGCTGATGTAATTCACGTGTGGGAGGCTGCTGAAGGAGGGAAGGGGTGGCCAATATGATTTAagtagggttagggtttaggtaATTAGGTTTAAGTATGAAATTAATACACTAATGAGCCCTAATTAAAATTAAAGGGTTTTGAGCCCATTTGACATTAAAACAAACCCATCAAACCCAAAaatactcccgaaaaatatttcgtttaggtatgtttttgaaaatatctcccgaaccctcaaaaagtcctccgattCGATAGAATTTACGTACCAATAAAAATTACGACCCAGCGTGTAAAAATACCCACCAAAGCCCATTTTCGAACTTTAATAACACCTcgtattaattaataaaaataactaatgtaataaaaataaatttcctTTTAATTCTTCGATCTCCGTTCCTTGATCAAACATGAAATGCATTTAGAAACCTTAATGCGTGAACTTTAAAATAAACGTGAAAGGaatcctatcatgcaataattatgcattaaatgcataaaaaaataagcatctaatttaaataaaaccctagattgcatgcattcaggttacgtaATATTTAAATTTCTCGGACCTGAcataatgtgcggcatttgcttgttctTTGCTGActcaaagacaaaaga containing:
- the LOC140806734 gene encoding uncharacterized protein, translated to MKTAQSHQKSYANKRRRELDFAVGDHVFVKIAPMNDVTRFGKKCKLSLRFIGPFEVLERIGTLAYRVVLPPILAGVHNVFYIAMLRKWMSDPSRVLNYEPLQLTPNTSHKERPMQILDRQERRL